A genomic segment from Deltaproteobacteria bacterium encodes:
- a CDS encoding type II toxin-antitoxin system HicB family antitoxin, with translation MYRFLIVIEKADGNYSAYSPDLPGCVATGATREEAEQNMYEAVEMHLQGLKEDGLSIPQSTSFAEYVAVR, from the coding sequence ATGTATCGTTTCCTTATTGTAATAGAAAAAGCGGATGGCAACTATTCTGCATACTCACCTGATTTACCGGGATGTGTGGCTACTGGTGCAACTCGTGAAGAAGCTGAGCAAAATATGTATGAAGCCGTTGAAATGCACTTGCAAGGGCTGAAGGAAGATGGGCTGTCTATCCCTCAGTCGACTTCTTTTGCAGAGTATGTTGCTGTCAGATAA
- a CDS encoding type II toxin-antitoxin system HicA family toxin, which produces MKIRDIIKLIEADGWYQVDTRGSHRQYKHPTKSGRVTIAGHPGDDLAPGTLNSILKQAKLKEVK; this is translated from the coding sequence ATGAAGATTCGTGATATTATAAAATTGATTGAGGCGGATGGTTGGTATCAAGTTGATACAAGAGGGAGCCACCGTCAATATAAACACCCTACAAAATCTGGCAGGGTAACAATTGCTGGTCATCCTGGCGACGATTTAGCCCCAGGGACTTTGAATAGTATTTTAAAACAGGCAAAATTGAAGGAGGTCAAGTAA
- a CDS encoding ester cyclase: MKNVLCNSVGALLVLPLALLVSFFAGCSSDAGKIDSLQAELKKFTDERAMLENNLATFDTLDYEVFSNQQWARLHESHSKDVKVYWPDGHMTQGIDVHIEDLKKLFVYAPDTRIKEHPIRFGSGHFSAVTGVFEGTFTKPMPIGNGKFIQPTGKAFKMPMATIGIWENGVMKEEHLFWDNQTYMKQIGLAK, from the coding sequence ATGAAAAATGTATTGTGTAACTCAGTCGGAGCACTATTAGTACTCCCGCTTGCCTTGCTGGTTTCTTTCTTCGCAGGTTGCTCTAGCGATGCAGGGAAAATTGATTCGCTTCAAGCTGAACTGAAAAAATTCACCGATGAAAGGGCTATGCTTGAAAACAACCTGGCAACTTTCGATACCTTAGATTATGAAGTATTCAGCAACCAGCAATGGGCAAGATTGCATGAGAGCCATTCAAAAGACGTAAAGGTATATTGGCCTGATGGGCATATGACCCAAGGAATAGATGTGCATATTGAAGATCTGAAGAAACTCTTTGTGTATGCCCCTGATACAAGAATAAAAGAGCATCCAATACGATTTGGTTCTGGTCATTTCAGTGCCGTTACCGGAGTTTTTGAGGGTACGTTCACAAAGCCCATGCCTATAGGAAATGGCAAGTTCATTCAGCCCACCGGCAAAGCATTCAAAATGCCAATGGCTACAATAGGTATTTGGGAAAACGGAGTTATGAAAGAGGAACATCTGTTCTGGGATAACCAAACATATATGAAGCAGATTGGATTGGCGAAGTGA
- a CDS encoding thiolase domain-containing protein (Catalyzes the synthesis of acetoacetyl coenzyme A from two molecules of acetyl coenzyme A. It can also act as a thiolase, catalyzing the reverse reaction and generating two-carbon units from the four-carbon product of fatty acid oxidation), whose product MRPVYMISGGITKFAKAHPEKDFRLMVKEAFDYALQDVPNLTRDMIDGSICSYFSDHFARQLMSGAMVQDYLGLCPKPSKRVEGGGATGGLCLQAAWEAVASGRMDVCAALGFETMSRVNTWKGNEFIAHASDTNFDYPVGGFYSGYYAMMVQRHMYEFGTTVEQMAMVSVKNHKNALYNPYSQSPMSLTIKDVRSSAMVATPLTMFDICQMSDGAAVAIVASEKMAEKLCSKPVKITGVGCGTDTMRMADRPHGKVILLPHESEKDYKDLKYPGVHSFRGGRMAAKLAYEMAGISNPVEGLDFVELHDAYTSSEIQTYEDLGLCKYGEGGEFVETGCPFLSNIDYGLKFKKGGARLKGKKIPVNPSGGLLACGHPVGATGLMQTVFALWQLQGNIKKHLGKDTIQIKDARSGLIHSHAGTGTYITVTVMERG is encoded by the coding sequence ATGCGTCCTGTCTATATGATATCAGGCGGTATAACGAAATTCGCCAAGGCCCATCCTGAAAAGGATTTCAGGCTCATGGTAAAAGAGGCCTTTGATTATGCCTTACAGGATGTTCCAAATTTGACGAGAGACATGATTGACGGGAGCATCTGTTCGTATTTTTCCGACCACTTTGCCCGGCAGCTTATGTCAGGCGCAATGGTTCAGGACTATCTTGGCTTGTGCCCAAAACCATCCAAGAGGGTCGAAGGCGGAGGCGCTACAGGCGGGCTTTGTCTCCAGGCCGCATGGGAGGCCGTTGCCTCCGGCAGGATGGATGTATGCGCTGCGTTAGGTTTTGAAACCATGAGCAGGGTCAATACGTGGAAGGGGAACGAGTTTATTGCTCATGCCTCTGATACAAACTTTGACTATCCTGTAGGCGGTTTTTATTCCGGCTATTATGCCATGATGGTGCAGAGGCATATGTATGAGTTTGGGACAACAGTTGAGCAGATGGCAATGGTCTCTGTCAAGAACCATAAGAATGCCCTGTATAATCCATATTCCCAGAGTCCGATGAGCCTGACCATCAAAGATGTTCGTTCTTCTGCCATGGTGGCAACGCCCCTTACCATGTTTGATATTTGTCAAATGTCTGATGGTGCGGCAGTAGCCATTGTTGCCTCTGAGAAGATGGCTGAGAAACTGTGCAGTAAGCCGGTGAAGATTACAGGGGTTGGGTGCGGCACGGATACCATGAGGATGGCAGACAGACCACATGGAAAGGTAATCCTCCTACCGCATGAGTCTGAAAAGGATTACAAGGACTTAAAATATCCGGGCGTTCATTCGTTCAGGGGTGGGAGGATGGCAGCCAAACTTGCCTATGAGATGGCAGGTATAAGCAATCCTGTGGAGGGCTTGGATTTTGTAGAATTGCATGATGCATATACCTCATCAGAGATTCAAACCTATGAAGACCTTGGCTTGTGTAAATATGGGGAGGGTGGAGAGTTTGTGGAGACCGGCTGTCCATTCTTGTCAAATATTGACTATGGATTGAAATTCAAAAAAGGCGGCGCAAGACTCAAAGGTAAAAAAATTCCAGTGAATCCATCCGGCGGTCTTCTGGCATGCGGGCATCCTGTGGGCGCTACCGGACTGATGCAGACAGTCTTTGCCTTGTGGCAGCTTCAGGGAAATATCAAGAAACACCTTGGCAAAGATACCATTCAGATAAAAGATGCCAGAAGCGGCCTCATCCACAGCCATGCAGGGACGGGGACGTATATAACGGTGACTGTCATGGAGAGGGGATAG
- a CDS encoding acyl-CoA dehydrogenase family protein, giving the protein MDFALKEEHRLLQKTLREFALKELKPGVAQRDKEAQFPRSLIQKMAQIGLMGVVFPHEYGGAGLDYIGYVIAIEEIARIDASAAITILAHTLCANHIFMFGTDAQKNKYLSPLAKGEKIGAWGLTEPGAGSDAASMRTTAVSDEKGWTLQGEKAFTTNGSFAEIMVVMAYTDKSKGAKGISAFIIEGNTPGLTRSKKLDKLGFKASDTSGLILEDLKIPKDQILGELNMGFVQTMGVLDAGRIGISAMSLGIGRACLEDSISYAKDRQQFGKPIADFQAIQWMLSDMATELDAARLMVYYAAQLKDEGKRCTKEASMAKLFSSEMVMKAATKAVQIHGGYGYTHDYPVERYFRDAKLCEIGEGTSEVQRMVIAREVLK; this is encoded by the coding sequence ATGGACTTTGCACTCAAAGAAGAACACAGGCTCCTTCAGAAAACCCTAAGAGAATTTGCCCTGAAAGAGTTGAAACCAGGCGTTGCCCAGAGAGATAAAGAAGCTCAATTTCCGAGATCTTTAATACAAAAGATGGCGCAGATAGGCCTTATGGGAGTGGTATTTCCTCACGAATATGGCGGCGCCGGACTGGACTATATCGGCTATGTCATTGCCATTGAAGAAATCGCAAGAATTGATGCATCGGCAGCTATAACCATCCTTGCCCACACCCTCTGCGCAAATCATATATTCATGTTCGGCACCGATGCGCAAAAAAACAAATACCTCTCACCTCTTGCAAAAGGAGAAAAGATAGGCGCATGGGGCCTTACAGAGCCTGGCGCTGGAAGTGATGCGGCGAGCATGAGGACAACAGCTGTTTCTGACGAAAAGGGCTGGACTTTGCAGGGCGAGAAGGCCTTTACCACCAATGGCTCTTTTGCTGAAATCATGGTAGTAATGGCATATACTGACAAATCAAAAGGGGCAAAGGGTATTTCTGCATTTATCATAGAAGGCAATACGCCAGGCCTCACAAGGAGTAAAAAACTTGACAAGCTCGGTTTTAAGGCCAGCGATACATCAGGACTTATACTTGAAGATTTGAAGATTCCAAAAGATCAAATTTTAGGAGAACTAAATATGGGCTTTGTCCAGACCATGGGGGTTCTTGACGCAGGAAGGATCGGCATCTCTGCCATGTCCCTTGGAATCGGAAGGGCATGCCTGGAGGACAGCATCAGTTATGCAAAGGACCGGCAGCAATTTGGCAAACCCATAGCAGATTTTCAGGCCATCCAGTGGATGCTTTCTGACATGGCAACAGAGCTTGATGCGGCGCGGCTTATGGTCTATTACGCCGCCCAACTCAAGGATGAGGGCAAGCGATGCACAAAAGAGGCATCCATGGCAAAGCTCTTTTCATCTGAGATGGTTATGAAGGCAGCGACAAAGGCTGTTCAGATCCACGGCGGCTATGGATATACACATGATTATCCTGTTGAAAGATATTTCAGGGATGCAAAGCTCTGTGAGATAGGCGAAGGGACATCAGAGGTGCAGAGGATGGTAATAGCAAGAGAGGTATTGAAATGA
- a CDS encoding MBL fold metallo-hydrolase: MKFGRFEIHSVSDGFFRLDGGAMFGVVPRALWERTNTPDDKNRILLGLNPLLIITEQRKILVDTGIGNKDDAKFCSLYAVERKPTMEESLAKLNLSVNDINIVVSTHLHWDHAGGNTNRGTDGKIRLTFPNAKYMIQRGEWEEATAPNERTRGSYHQEDFLPLKQAGQLELIAGDTPVEDGIEIIRIPGHNRHFQTVLISSNNQKAIFLGDLIPTASHLLYPYIMGYDLFPLETLKAKKELLQRAAEEDWLLIFEHDPKVKMGHIEMQSGKPVLKEIV, from the coding sequence ATGAAATTCGGCAGATTTGAAATACATTCCGTGAGTGACGGCTTTTTCCGCCTTGACGGCGGCGCTATGTTTGGGGTTGTCCCGCGTGCCCTCTGGGAAAGAACCAATACTCCTGATGATAAAAACAGGATCCTCCTCGGCCTTAATCCGCTTCTGATTATAACAGAACAAAGAAAAATCCTTGTGGATACAGGTATCGGCAACAAAGACGATGCAAAATTCTGCTCCCTGTATGCGGTTGAGAGGAAACCGACAATGGAAGAATCTCTTGCTAAACTAAATCTCTCAGTCAATGACATAAATATTGTTGTAAGCACCCATCTCCATTGGGATCATGCTGGCGGTAATACCAATAGAGGAACTGACGGCAAGATAAGGCTTACATTCCCGAATGCAAAATATATGATCCAGAGGGGTGAATGGGAGGAGGCAACCGCCCCCAATGAAAGGACAAGAGGGAGTTACCATCAGGAGGATTTCTTGCCTTTAAAACAGGCAGGACAGTTGGAGCTTATAGCAGGAGATACACCAGTCGAAGATGGAATAGAGATTATAAGAATCCCGGGCCATAACAGGCATTTTCAGACAGTGCTAATTTCATCAAATAACCAAAAGGCAATCTTTCTTGGCGACCTGATACCGACAGCATCTCATCTTTTGTATCCCTATATCATGGGTTATGACCTATTTCCATTGGAAACCCTGAAGGCTAAAAAAGAGCTTTTGCAAAGGGCTGCCGAGGAAGACTGGCTCCTCATATTTGAACATGACCCAAAGGTTAAGATGGGGCATATAGAAATGCAGTCAGGTAAACCTGTGTTGAAGGAGATCGTGTAA
- a CDS encoding cobalamin-dependent protein (Presence of a B(12) (cobalamin)-binding domain implies dependence on cobalamin itself, in one of its several forms, or in some unusual lineages, dependence on a cobalamin-like analog.): MKILLAKIGLDGHDRGVKAARDAMLNAGIDVVYIGLHKTPEEIVEAAIKEKVDVIGISAMTGAHIVIFTRVFKLLKEKGIKVPVFAGGIVPDEDIAILKEMGVKAIFQPGTELDDIVESVKGLTKR, from the coding sequence ATGAAAATTCTCTTAGCTAAAATCGGTCTTGACGGCCACGACAGGGGGGTGAAGGCAGCCAGGGATGCCATGTTGAACGCAGGTATTGATGTAGTCTATATCGGCCTGCACAAGACCCCGGAAGAGATTGTGGAAGCTGCCATAAAAGAAAAGGTGGATGTAATCGGTATAAGCGCCATGACCGGCGCCCACATTGTTATCTTTACAAGGGTCTTTAAGCTGCTCAAGGAAAAGGGGATAAAAGTCCCTGTCTTTGCCGGTGGGATTGTCCCTGACGAGGACATAGCTATATTAAAAGAGATGGGCGTCAAAGCAATCTTCCAGCCCGGGACAGAACTGGACGATATTGTGGAGAGTGTGAAGGGGTTGACTAAAAGGTAA